The following proteins are co-located in the Sulfurovum sp. TSL6 genome:
- a CDS encoding N-acetyltransferase, with product MIELVKAKLSDIPAMQALVVSEVKDGIILNRTEDEVATNIRSYVLAKDGDKLVGYTALHIHSRRLAEIRSLIVAEAYRRQNIGQRMVQFTLDEAKNLGVEEDVLVLTYLPQFFLNLNFKEIDKEVIPEHKIWADCIKCIHFPICNEVALVYKLA from the coding sequence GTGATCGAACTTGTAAAAGCAAAATTGAGTGATATCCCTGCAATGCAGGCATTGGTTGTCTCTGAAGTAAAAGACGGAATCATTCTGAATCGTACAGAAGATGAAGTGGCAACCAATATACGCTCCTATGTTTTGGCAAAAGATGGTGACAAACTTGTTGGATATACAGCCTTGCATATACACTCTAGAAGATTAGCAGAGATAAGAAGTCTTATCGTAGCTGAAGCCTATCGTAGACAAAATATAGGTCAGAGAATGGTACAGTTTACACTGGATGAAGCTAAAAATCTAGGGGTAGAAGAGGATGTACTCGTTTTAACCTATCTTCCCCAGTTCTTCCTAAACTTAAACTTTAAAGAGATCGATAAAGAGGTGATACCTGAACATAAGATCTGGGCGGATTGTATTAAGTGTATTCATTTCCCAATTTGTAATGAAGTAGCCTTGGTCTACAAATTAGCTTAA